In Amphiprion ocellaris isolate individual 3 ecotype Okinawa chromosome 3, ASM2253959v1, whole genome shotgun sequence, one genomic interval encodes:
- the LOC111578300 gene encoding fibroblast growth factor receptor substrate 2, whose protein sequence is MGSCLSCPEKESIPDNHQSKFKVINVDDDGNELGSGVMELTDAELVLHTHRRDDVRWPYLCLRRYGYDSNLFSFESGRRCQTGQGIFAFKCSRAEEIFNMLQEVMHSHSISVVEEAVLEPNHQGALTPAALGYSVPTVPNGVSRIPSVGEAPSHPSTRHPSVASTRLPSVGEDSTHPLLVADEAVHTYVNTTGLLEEPSPLAAPTPLESPSSPQPQCPPTPPPPPRTRAEPQVAPPLAVEPQVVLEPVGVRFVLGPTPVQRQLMEKRQQEQREAEGPRETNGHAEPGPAHSNSSSHPPMAPRRHRPPPLTPDLQNVNNSAQRRTALLDYENLPALPPVWEARKASSEDEDNPKTASLNGYGHHGPLQHSYSHPLSAALEPLHNYVNTENVTAPLSAQRPDTARRRADGPTVFNFDFRRPPLPGLNEPPKTLNYIEVEMDGGAGTRGASDGSNPHTPRTPTSPLPPTTPTRRTELYALIDIERTAAMSNLQKARPRDDGTSRKTRHNSTELPTKSTV, encoded by the exons ATGGGTAGCTGCTTAAGCTGTCCAGAGAAAGAGTCAATTCCAGATAATCATCAGAGTAAATTCAAG GTGATCAATGTGGACGACGATGGGAATGAGCTGGGTTCAGGTGTGATGGAGCTGACCGACGCCGAGCTCGTCCTCCACACCCATCGCCGTGACGACGTCAGGTGGCCTTACCTGTGCCTGCGGCGCTATGGCTATGACTCCAACCTGTTCTCCTTCGAGAGCGGCCGCCGCTGCCAGACGGGACAAG gtatTTTTGCCTTTAAATGTTCCCGAGCTGAGGAGATCTTCAACATGCTGCAGGAGGTGATGCACAGCCACAGCATCAGCGTGGTGGAGGAGGCAGTGCTGGAGCCCAACCACCAGGGGGCGCTCACTCCTGCAG CTCTCGGGTACTCGGTGCCCACGGTGCCAAACGGGGTGAGCAGGATTCCCTCTGTGGGGGAGGCTCCGTCTCACCCGTCCACCCGTCACCCGTCAGTAGCCAGCACCAGGCTGCCATCTGTGGGTGAGGACTCTACTCACCCCCTGCTGGTGGCCGACGAAGCG gTCCATACCTATGTGAACACCACGGGGCTCCTGGAGGAGCCCAGTCCTCTGGCGGCTCCGACCCCCCTGGAGagcccctcctccccccagccTCAGTGCCCCCCgaccccccctcctcccccgaGGACCCGGGCGGAGCCTCAGGTGGCCCCGCCCCTTGCGGTGGAGCCTCAGGTGGTCCTGGAGCCGGTGGGCGTCCGCTTCGTTCTGGGTCCGACCCCGGTCCAGAGGCAGCTGATGGAGAAGCGGCAGCAGGAGCAGCGGGAGGCCGAGGGGCCCCGAGAGACTAACGGACACGCCGAGCCGGGCCCCGCCCACTCTAACAGCTCCTCCCATCCACCCATGGCCCCCCGCCGCCACCGCCCGCCCCCCCTCACCCCCGACCTGCAGAATGTCAACAACTCGGCCCAGCGGCGCACCGCCCTGCTGGACTACGAGAACCTGCCGGCGCTGCCCCCAGTGTGGGAGGCCCGGAAGGCGAGCAGCGAGGACGAGGACAACCCGAAGACGGCGTCCCTGAACGGCTACGGCCACCACGGCCCGCTACAGCACTCCTACTCCCACCCGCTGTCCGCCGCCCTGGAGCCCTTGCACAACTACGTGAACACGGAGAACGTGACGGCGCCGCTGAGCGCCCAGCGGCCCGACACGGCCCGGCGCCGCGCCGACGGACCCACCGTCTTCAACTTCGACTTTCGCCGGCCGCCGTTGCCGGGCCTCAACGAGCCACCCAAAACCCTCAACTACATCGAGGTGGAGATGGACGGCGGCGCCGGGACCAGGGGCGCCTCGGACGGCAGCAACCCCCACACGCCCCGCACCCCCACCTCTCCGCTGCCGCCTACCACGCCCACCCGCCGCACCGAACTCTATGCCCTCATCGACATCGAGCGCACTGCCGCCATGTCCAACCTGCAGAAGGCGCGGCCGCGGGACGACGGCACGTCACGCAAGACCCGACATAACAGCACCGAGCTGCCCACCAAGAGCACCGTGTGA